CGTCCAGAAGCCGTGCGTCGCGGGCAGCAGCGCGATGCAGGCGCCCAGCGCCACGGCGGCGCCGGCGATGCGCAGGCGCGTGGCGCTGCGGTCGCGCAGCATCTCGATCAGCGCGAAGGCCAGGCCGATCACGGCGATCAGCTTCAGCGTTCCCGACGTGCCCAGCCAGTGCAGCAGCGCCAGGCCGGCGACCAGGCTGCCGGCGCTGTTGCCGACGATGTTGGCGAGCTGCACGTAGCCGACGCGACGGCCGACCGCGGCGAGATCGCGCTGCACGGCCTTCTGCACGACGGGAAACGAGAAGCCCATGACGAAGCTGGCGGGCAGCACGACCAGCGCCAGCAGCACGGCGATCAGCCAGGGCCGCGCGTCGGCGCCGGCGACGATGTCCTTGTCGACCATGTCGTCGGGCAGCACGCCCCAGCCGATCAGCCACCAGGTCAGCAGCGCGCCGCCGATGCCCAGCAGGGCGGCGATCGCCTGCATGCGGAAGAAGAAGCCCCGTGGATCGGCGATGCGGTCGATCACCCTGGCGCCGGCCAGCAGGCCGACTGCGTCGCCGACCAGGAACACGCCCAGCACCAGCGAGAAGCCGTAGGCGTTGGACTGCAGGGTGACGCCGATCAGCCGGTACCAGACGATCTGCAGCGCCACGATCGAGAAGCCGGAGACGAAGACCAGGAAGCACCAGCGGCCCACGGGCGCATCGCCGCCCGCGATCGTTCTGGCCGATGACGCGGCCCCACAGTCGGCACGCAGGCCCCGCGTCACGGCAAGCGACACACCGCCAGCGGCGATGGCGACGTTGATGGCGGCGGCGAGATAGATCGCGCCGTCGTAGCCGAGATGGCCGATGACCACCCAGCCGGCGACGAGGGCGCCGATGCCGGCGCCCAGGGTGTTGAGCCCGTAGAGCCAGCCGATCTGCCGCGCCGAGGCGGCGATGTCCTGCACGATCGCCTTCGACAGCAGCGGCAGCGAGCAGCCCATCAGGAAGGTCGGCCACAGAAGGCAGGCGAAGACGATCAGGAACATCGTCAGGCGCGAGGACGACAGCGGCGCCAGCCTGGCGAATACCACCTCGTGGAACAGCCACGGGCTCAGCGCGGCGAACAGCGCGATGCCCAGCTCGCAGGCGGCGAAGAGCAGCAGCGCCGCGCGCCGCGACAGCCGGTCGGCGCGCAGCCCGGCGACCAGGCTGCCGATGCCCAGGCCGAGCAGAAAGGCGCCGACGACGATGGCGGCGGAGATGCTGTCGGCGCCGCCGAACAGGCCGAGCAGGCGATGCCACGCCGTCTGGTAGACCAGGGCGCTGAAACCGCTGAAGAAGAAGAGCGCGAACAGAAAGGCGAGCGCGGTGCGCGGCGTCGTGCTGGAGGTCATGGGCCTATGGAAGCTCGCCCGCGAAGGTCAGCGCGATCGCATGTGGAGTTCGGCCCTACCTTCCCCCGGAGGGGGAAGGTGGCGCGCGAAGCGCCGGATGGGGGATGCCTCAACGAAACCGGTGTCCGGCTTCGACATCCCCCTTCCGCCCTTCGGGCACCTTCCCCCTCCGGGGGAAGGTAAGACCAAGTCAGGTCCGCCACATGTCATAGCCCCGACTGCGCGGGGAGAAGGAAAGGCGATGATGCTCATGCAGCCGTCGACTCGTCTTCCCATGGCGGCGGGTCGAACTTGGTGGTCAGGAAGTCGACCAGTGCCGTGACCTTGGGCGGCAGCAGGCGGCGGTGCGGATAGACCGCCTGGATCGGGATGGTGTCGCGCGGCGTGAAGGGCTGCAGGATCTCGACCAGGCTGCCGTCGCGCACCGCGCGCGCCACGGTCAGCCTGGTGAGTCGCACGATGCCGACGCCCTCGACCGCGAGCTGGTAGAGCACGTCGCCGTCGTCGGTGCGGCAATTGCCGCGCACCATCACCTCGCGCGCCACGCCCTCGACGATGAACGGCCAGCGGTTCATCGGCGTGCGGTCGCGGAAGCCCATGCAGTTGTGGCGCGTGAGCTCGTCGGGATGCTGCGGCTCGCCGTGCTTCTTCAGATAGGCGGGCGCGGCGACGACGACTCGCCGGTCCTCGCCGATCTTGCGCGCGACGAAGCTGGAATCGGCCAGGCGGCCGATGCGGAAGGCGACATCGAAGCCCTCCTGCACGAGGTCGACCACGCGGTCGGTGAAGGAGAGATCGAGCTCGATGCCGGGATGGCTGTCGAGGAACTCCGGCACCAGCGGCAGGATCTGGTGCGCGCCGAAGGCCAGCGAGGTGGTGACCTTGACCAGGCCGCGCGCCTCATGCCCGCGCCGGCCGATCGCCGCCTCGACCTCGTCGACCTCGCCGATGATGCGCGCGGCGTCGCGGTAGAAATTCTCGCCTGCCTCGGTCAGCGCCAGCTTGCGCGTGGTGCGGTTGAACAGCCGCACGCCCAGCCGCTCCTCCAGCCGGGTCACGAGCTTGCTGACCGCCGATGGCGTCAGGCCGAGCTGCGGCGCGGCGGCCGAGAAGCCGTTGGCTTCCACCACCTTGACGAACGCCGCCATGTCGCCGATCCGGTCCACGCTGCCCCTGTCTTTGCTTATTGATGAACCGAATTCATCATGGAGCGAGCATTGGACGATCTTCAGCCAAGATCAATCGAGAACTATCCTTCGCAGATGCGAAACGCTGCGCTCTGGGCCCAGTTCGCCCGCTACAACACCGTGGCGAATGACCGGCTGTACGCCGCGGCGGCCGCGTTTGCCGACGCCGACCGCAAACGTGACGTCGGCGCCTTCTTCGGCAGCCTGCACGGTACCCTGAACCATCTGCTGGTCGGCGACGGCATCTGGATGGCCCGCTTCGAGGGCCGCGCGGCGCCATCGACCGGGCTGGATGCGATCCTGCACGAATCGTTCGACGACCTGCGCGCGGCCCGCACCGTGATGGATGCGCGCATCGAGGCGTTCTTCGTCGCCTTGCCGGACGGTTTCCTCGAACGGCCGGTCCGCTACGGCAACAACGAGGGCCGCGTCTTCGAGGACCCGCCCTCGCTGATCCTGCCGCACTTCTTCAACCACCAGA
The window above is part of the Alphaproteobacteria bacterium genome. Proteins encoded here:
- a CDS encoding fused MFS/spermidine synthase, yielding MTSSTTPRTALAFLFALFFFSGFSALVYQTAWHRLLGLFGGADSISAAIVVGAFLLGLGIGSLVAGLRADRLSRRAALLLFAACELGIALFAALSPWLFHEVVFARLAPLSSSRLTMFLIVFACLLWPTFLMGCSLPLLSKAIVQDIAASARQIGWLYGLNTLGAGIGALVAGWVVIGHLGYDGAIYLAAAINVAIAAGGVSLAVTRGLRADCGAASSARTIAGGDAPVGRWCFLVFVSGFSIVALQIVWYRLIGVTLQSNAYGFSLVLGVFLVGDAVGLLAGARVIDRIADPRGFFFRMQAIAALLGIGGALLTWWLIGWGVLPDDMVDKDIVAGADARPWLIAVLLALVVLPASFVMGFSFPVVQKAVQRDLAAVGRRVGYVQLANIVGNSAGSLVAGLALLHWLGTSGTLKLIAVIGLAFALIEMLRDRSATRLRIAGAAVALGACIALLPATHGFWTRLHGLKTAERAIVAEDRTGVVMIRLTEAERGRMYIAGHSQSCLPFCTVHAFLGAIGPLAHTDPKRVLVIGSGSGGTPYSAGVNPATERVRAIEIVEPVVDSLRIFVASGGRIGIDRLLSAKRFDFHIGDGRHALAVDTTRYHVIEADAILPKSSLSGLLYSVEFFQQVKARLEPGGLYVQWAPTDRSVATFRSVFPYVTMVHPALIGSDRPIAYDPAAIQRKLDDPAIRGHFEAAGVDVTELRRWFGEKKPDILNDGRVEPFADANTDLFPRDEYYLNRRDPVGH
- a CDS encoding LysR family transcriptional regulator; translated protein: MAAFVKVVEANGFSAAAPQLGLTPSAVSKLVTRLEERLGVRLFNRTTRKLALTEAGENFYRDAARIIGEVDEVEAAIGRRGHEARGLVKVTTSLAFGAHQILPLVPEFLDSHPGIELDLSFTDRVVDLVQEGFDVAFRIGRLADSSFVARKIGEDRRVVVAAPAYLKKHGEPQHPDELTRHNCMGFRDRTPMNRWPFIVEGVAREVMVRGNCRTDDGDVLYQLAVEGVGIVRLTRLTVARAVRDGSLVEILQPFTPRDTIPIQAVYPHRRLLPPKVTALVDFLTTKFDPPPWEDESTAA
- a CDS encoding DinB family protein, coding for MRNAALWAQFARYNTVANDRLYAAAAAFADADRKRDVGAFFGSLHGTLNHLLVGDGIWMARFEGRAAPSTGLDAILHESFDDLRAARTVMDARIEAFFVALPDGFLERPVRYGNNEGRVFEDPPSLILPHFFNHQTHHRGQAHAILSQLGMGRRTPVLDLHRVLKPDP